The genomic stretch ATTGTCATGACAAAATCTGCAAGTAAATAACTTGCCACAACATGCAGCTCGAAGCTTGCAATTTCTCTTATAGTGCTCACACCCAAATACAAGTTTCCTAGGGTCCCGAAATGATGGTGAGTGTCCTTCTATTTCAACACCATTTGATGATCCTTCTTCAGATGGAGCTTTAGGTGATTTCTGCTGGGAAGCTATCCAACGACTGGAATACACAAATAGCTAATCAACAATTGGAGATTGACAACAATAGGCAAAAAAAGTCCTATCAAATAGATACATAGTTAATTATGTCCCTATCAAATAAAATCAGAGAATTCTGGACACTGGAAACAACCTTGTCAAAAGATTCTGCACAAGATATGCCTTTCTCCTTGGATCAAGAGTCGAATCGCGATAAACCTTCCGAATCTCTGACTCAAGTTCAGTCTGATTCATCCGGAATATGTCTTTCCAACCTGGCTTGAACATTTGATCATTGTGGTCCAAGCATTCCTGATACTCAGAACCTGGAAAAGAACAAAACACACTATAATATTAATTATTGATCGCACGAAATCCACAAAAATGAAAGAAACTATATGCAATTAGAAACCTCTGTGAGAAGTGCTACAATGTGACGTTTCTGTCTGTGTTATAGATTCCGAACTCTCTTTCCAGCATTCATTAAGCCATTCATTGAACATAGTATTCTTAGTTGCCTGCTTCCATGTATCCATCATTTTATTCTGCTCATCCTGAGTAAGTGCAGAAGTTACCCAAGGTAACATTGACTGGAGAACTTCAGCACCTGTAGTTCCAATTATCCGGCCTACTATCTTATCTTGTTCTTCCACAGTGAAATGTTTCCCAAACAATGGCCACAGTTCACACTCTTCCCTGAAAATATGCTGATCCAGGGTAACTCTTATGGATTTGCACATCCCCTGAAGCTTTGTTGCAAGTTCGTTATACTTCTTGACACCATCACTATTATTTTTATCAGAAGTTCCAAAATTACTATCAATCAAATCCCCTGCCATATGGGTCAACTGCAAGGCTTCATGAAGGACAAAAAACTCAGAAAGCACGCAAGAAATATCTTCAAACAATTGTTCTTCTTGCTTATGGTCCAACATGTATGAATGGCTCACATTGTGAAGGGCCTCTTTGGATTCTAATGCTGGAAATACTATATCATCTTCTGCATTACTATGAGCTCTATATAAACCCCACAAAAGACGAAATCTTCCACTAAATTGCCTAATAACTGTCTCGTCACTATCACTCAGCTTTCCAGATTCAACATCTAGATACTCCAAGTCTTTGCGTATAGCTTTATGGAATTTAAATATGGTATCAATTGGTCTTTCTGCAGAGCTAACATCACATGAGCTGCTCTCTGCTTCCCATATGAAAAGACTGGAATTAAGAGAAGGAGCAGAAGAGCTGAAAGACAAGGAGCGTAAGGACTTGGTTGTCGAAACTGAACTAAGCCCCAAATTGTTACTGTTTACTCCTAAACCTGGTACACAACAAGACCGAGGACTAAAGCACTGTTTCGGGATACTTTCAGTCTCCAAAGTTTCAGGTACATCTCCATTGCTCAATTTCAATGTGTTTCGCTTGACTGGTCTTTTGTTGCCATCTGACTCAAGTATTGCTGAGCAATCTCTGCAAGATGATGCAGAGGAACAAACACAGGATGGCTGATCAATATCTTCTTCAATATCAGAAAGTCTTTGAGCAGGACAGCAGTCTGATGTGCCTGAAGACAGACACAGGCCTTCATTACGAGCCTTGCATGCCCAACCACTGAAGAGGGTGACCAGAGCAGAATCTGCTGTTGGAGCTGAAAAAGAATAAGTTGTCAAACATAGATGAACAAAAAAACACGGAAACACTATTTCTTAAGAAAGAAAGGGGAAAAAATAGAAATAGGAACCTGCAAATTGCATGTTTCTCAGAAATATATTTGCTTCTTCTTCTGTTAAAGATTTTACCAACCATGGTAGGACTCTCTCTATCAATTTCAGAGGCATCATGCATAAGCTTTGGTACAGAAgttcacattgtcttctaaagctGAAGTGTTTTCTTGCAAGTGGAAGAACCTATAGATGAGAATGATTAGTCACAAGTTATATAGATTTAAAGGGAGATTATTTGATAATATCGTATAAAGAAACTTTCATGCCATATTTCTCTTCCAATAGAAGTTAGTTAATCAACAAATGGATACAACAGTTGCTTATATTTATCAACATCTGCAAATATGACACTCAAATTTCAGCATTTGATTGAGCTTCCTGTTGTAATTAACATTGCATTTGCGTAACAGATTTACATCTTACACTAGTCACTCAAAAAGTTCACCACATGGGCAATGATGGGTCACCTGAACTTCTTCATTATGGAAATGCCTCTGTATCGTTTCCATTATATGATCAGCATGTGAGCATAACTtggaataaaattcaacttctgAATTAGATGCCGCTCCTTCACTTAGAATACTTTCAATCAAACACCGAAAGTCATTAAATTGGCTTTCTTCTTCAGCATGCTCCTGAAAGAAAGAAAACTCTCCATCTACCGCCGGAAAAATAACCTTGTCCTCCGCAATACTGCATTCACAAGAAAAAGAATTCAGCAATAAAGGTTGGTGTTTACCATAAATTATAGTACGAAAATGTTTAATTGAAGAAACATATGACTTTAACAAGAAGGACATTGTTAATACAAAATTAACGCAATACCTATGAAATATGCAAACATCAGCAATGAATTGCAATCTGTCATTAAAAGCTGATATGTCAGTAAAATCTCCGGAACGTTGTATCCTTCTGGTCTCCACTGCTATCTCACTAAGCTCTTTTTTTATTGCATTATGCCAGAGCAATATCTCATCTATAGGGTGTGTTCCGGTGGCATCAGAAACATCTTGCATAGATCCAGAATGTTTCCTTTTTCCAGTTGTCGTGGATTCGCATACACAATTGACTCTTCCAGCCTGATGATGGGTTAACGGGCTGGAACAACATACTTGAGAATGATCCGCACTACTTTGAATTTTATTAACACTACTTCTCCCTTCCATCCAAGTGAAAACAACCTTCAATAAGCAAGAATTAGGTATATTAAGATTACACTTCAACCAAACAGTAATATGTCTATTGATAAAAACTTCTGTTTATATTATTAATAGCACTATTTTGCTGTAAATTCCTAGACTCCTTATTCTTCCTGAGGTAGACTCTCCTTATCAAAGAACGGCTTATACATCCTCTGCCTCTAAATATATGACCCTCTTGAGATTTTTCCTTGTCCCTTTTTATAGGACCCCTTTCAAATTTCCATCTGTGTTAATTATTCCGTTATCAACTTACACATGATTATGTAACATCTTTTTCTACAATCTATAATAAATACTATGATAAAAACATAAGCTATGTTTTCTCCAGAAGGGTAAACTTGTAAAACAATATCAATTAATTCTCAACAGATTCAACATTGCCTGTCAATTTTCTTAATTATCCTGATTTGGTCAACGGGGTCCTATATTAAG from Lathyrus oleraceus cultivar Zhongwan6 chromosome 7, CAAS_Psat_ZW6_1.0, whole genome shotgun sequence encodes the following:
- the LOC127105790 gene encoding zinc finger protein BRUTUS: MTTPLDGGGVAVLTNSANKVDSSSALNGGLKCSKLDSPILIFLFFHKAIRNELDVLHRLAMAFATGNRSDIQPLFERYRFLSSIYRHHSNAEDEVIFPALDRRVKNVAKTYSLEHKGESNLFDHLFELLNSSIKNDESFPRELASCTGALQTSVSQHLAKEEEQVFPLLIEKFSLEEQASLVWQFLCSIPVNMMAEFLPWLSTSISADESQDLRDFLVKIVPEERLLQKVVFTWMEGRSSVNKIQSSADHSQVCCSSPLTHHQAGRVNCVCESTTTGKRKHSGSMQDVSDATGTHPIDEILLWHNAIKKELSEIAVETRRIQRSGDFTDISAFNDRLQFIADVCIFHSIAEDKVIFPAVDGEFSFFQEHAEEESQFNDFRCLIESILSEGAASNSEVEFYSKLCSHADHIMETIQRHFHNEEVQVLPLARKHFSFRRQCELLYQSLCMMPLKLIERVLPWLVKSLTEEEANIFLRNMQFAAPTADSALVTLFSGWACKARNEGLCLSSGTSDCCPAQRLSDIEEDIDQPSCVCSSASSCRDCSAILESDGNKRPVKRNTLKLSNGDVPETLETESIPKQCFSPRSCCVPGLGVNSNNLGLSSVSTTKSLRSLSFSSSAPSLNSSLFIWEAESSSCDVSSAERPIDTIFKFHKAIRKDLEYLDVESGKLSDSDETVIRQFSGRFRLLWGLYRAHSNAEDDIVFPALESKEALHNVSHSYMLDHKQEEQLFEDISCVLSEFFVLHEALQLTHMAGDLIDSNFGTSDKNNSDGVKKYNELATKLQGMCKSIRVTLDQHIFREECELWPLFGKHFTVEEQDKIVGRIIGTTGAEVLQSMLPWVTSALTQDEQNKMMDTWKQATKNTMFNEWLNECWKESSESITQTETSHCSTSHRGSEYQECLDHNDQMFKPGWKDIFRMNQTELESEIRKVYRDSTLDPRRKAYLVQNLLTSRWIASQQKSPKAPSEEGSSNGVEIEGHSPSFRDPRKLVFGCEHYKRNCKLRAACCGKLFTCRFCHDNVSDHSMDRKATSEMMCMRCMNIQPIGSICMTPSCNALSMAKYYCSICKFFDDERNVYHCPFCNLCRVGRGLGIDYFHCMKCNCCLGIKTSSHKCLEKGLEMNCPICCDDLFTSSATVRAQPCGHYMHSACFQAYTCSHYTCPICSKSLGDMAVYFGMLDALLAAEELPEEYRDRYQDILCNDCDRKGTSRFHWLYHKCGSCGSYNTRLIKRETR